Proteins encoded together in one Salvelinus fontinalis isolate EN_2023a chromosome 6, ASM2944872v1, whole genome shotgun sequence window:
- the LOC129857395 gene encoding uncharacterized protein LOC129857395, protein METQHILVWRICLILALLPHSHQCLSVHFQNKGLLYVAPGRDLVLRAQFQITPTEKIIMVIWDRQTEKGQGQVRLADHQEAPGNPLDQKGALFRVENISSSNFGVYTITVTDQMGNEQSANILVREIVSAPVASLSLQCEVANDRAQWDSPVFSWLVDGVELSNQTANLSADGRRLYVSGMKGHNYTCVVNSSLGTSVTYYITDSPTPSQSNQFWKIGILLAIIIVLLITCGYLSWKCVQRRTTGTI, encoded by the exons ATGGAAACACAGCATATCCTGGTCTGGCGTATTTGTCTGATCCTGGCCCtct TGCCCCACTCACACCAATGCCTGTCAGTGCATTTCCAGAACAAGGGTCTCCTTTATGTGGCTCCGGGGAGAGACCTGGTCCTGCGGGCCCAGTTCCAGATTACACCAACAGAGAAGATCATCATGGTGATTTGGGACCGCCAGACTGAGAAGGGTCAGGGACAGGTCAGGCTGGCCGATCACCAAGAAGCACCTGGCAATCCTCTAGACCAGAAGGGGGCCTTATTTAGGGTGGAGAATATAAGTTCATCTAACTTTggagtctacaccatcactgtgaCTGACCAGATGGGGAACGAGCAATCAGCAAATATACTTGTTAGAGAGATTG TTTCTGCTCCTGTGGCGTCTTTGTCGCTCCAGTGTGAGGTGGCCAATGACAGGGCACAGTGGGACAGCCCTGTGTTTTCCTGGTTGGTGGATGGGGTAGAGCTGTCCAATCAGACAGCCAATCTCTCTGCAGATGGCAGGAGACTCTACGTGTCCGGAATGAAGGGCCACAACTACACCTGCGTTGTCAACAGCAGTCTGGGGACAAGTGTCACATACTACATCACTG ATTCTCCTACACCATCCCAAAGTAACCAATTCTGGAAGATTGGTATACTATTGGCCATCATCATAGTGCTTCTAATCACATGTGGATATCTCTCCTG GAAATGCGTACAGCGGAGGACGACTGGGACTATATGA